The Streptomyces sp. Mut1 genome window below encodes:
- a CDS encoding DNA gyrase/topoisomerase IV subunit B, producing the protein MTADTSVPSTALLTGADRDGSNYTARHLLVLEGLEAVRKRPGMYIGSTDSRGLMHCLWEIIDNSVDEALGGYCDHIEVILHDDNSVEVRDNGRGIPVDVEPKTGLSGVEVVMTKLHAGGKFGGGSYAASGGLHGVGASVVNALSARLDVEVDRNSATHSISFRRGVPGIFTEQGPDSPFDPSNGLLKGKRVPKARTGTRVRYWADRQIFLKDAKLNLDTLHQRARQTAFLVPGLTIVVRDERGLDGAGKTEETFRFDGGISEFCEYLAQDKAVCDVLRLTGQGTFKETVPVLDDRGHMTATEVTRELAVDIAMRWGTGYETNLKSFVNIIATPKGGTHVSGFERSVTKTVNEVLRSAKLLRVAEDDIVKDDALEGLTAVVTVRLAEPQFEGQTKEVLGTSAANRIVANVVAKELKAFLTSTKRDAKAQARAVLDKAVAAARTRIAARQHKDAQRRKTALESSSLPAKLADCRSDDVERSELFIVEGDSALGTAKLARNSEFQALLPIRGKILNVQKASVSDMLKNAECGAIIQVIGAGSGRTFDIDAARYGKIVLLVDADVDGAHIRILLLTLFQRYMRPMVEAGRVFAAVPPLHRIELVQPKKGQDKYIYTYSDNELRQRLLELQRKNIRYKDSIQRYKGLGEMDADQLAETTMDPRHRTLRRINIGDLESSEKVFDLLMGNEVAPRKEFITSSAATLDRSRIDV; encoded by the coding sequence GTGACCGCCGATACGTCCGTGCCGTCCACTGCGCTGCTGACCGGAGCAGACCGAGACGGTTCCAACTACACCGCGCGGCACCTGCTCGTACTTGAGGGGCTCGAAGCGGTTCGTAAACGCCCTGGCATGTACATCGGGTCCACCGACAGCCGCGGCCTGATGCACTGCCTCTGGGAAATCATCGACAACTCCGTCGACGAGGCCCTCGGCGGATACTGCGACCACATCGAGGTCATCCTCCACGACGACAACTCCGTCGAGGTCCGTGACAACGGCCGGGGCATCCCGGTCGACGTCGAGCCCAAGACAGGGCTCTCGGGCGTCGAGGTCGTGATGACCAAGCTGCACGCCGGGGGTAAGTTCGGCGGCGGTTCCTACGCCGCGTCCGGCGGTCTGCACGGCGTCGGCGCCTCCGTGGTCAACGCCCTGTCCGCCCGGCTGGACGTCGAGGTCGACCGCAACAGCGCGACCCATTCGATCAGCTTCCGGCGGGGCGTCCCCGGCATCTTCACCGAGCAGGGGCCGGACAGCCCGTTCGACCCGTCCAACGGGCTGCTCAAGGGCAAGCGCGTCCCGAAGGCACGTACCGGCACGAGGGTGCGGTACTGGGCCGACCGGCAGATCTTCCTCAAGGACGCCAAGCTCAATCTCGACACGCTCCACCAGCGGGCCCGCCAGACGGCCTTCCTCGTTCCCGGTCTCACCATCGTCGTGCGCGACGAGCGGGGCCTGGACGGAGCGGGCAAGACCGAGGAGACCTTCCGCTTCGACGGAGGCATCAGCGAATTCTGCGAGTACCTCGCCCAGGACAAGGCCGTCTGCGACGTCCTGCGGCTGACCGGGCAGGGCACCTTCAAGGAGACCGTCCCCGTCCTGGACGACCGCGGACACATGACGGCGACCGAGGTCACCCGGGAACTGGCCGTCGACATCGCGATGCGCTGGGGCACCGGCTACGAGACCAACCTGAAGTCCTTCGTCAACATCATCGCCACCCCCAAGGGCGGCACGCACGTGAGCGGATTCGAGCGCTCCGTGACCAAGACGGTCAACGAGGTGCTCCGCTCCGCGAAGCTGCTGCGCGTGGCCGAGGACGACATCGTCAAGGACGACGCGCTGGAGGGCCTCACCGCGGTCGTGACCGTCCGCCTGGCGGAACCGCAGTTCGAGGGGCAGACGAAGGAGGTGCTCGGCACCTCGGCGGCCAACCGGATCGTCGCCAACGTCGTGGCCAAGGAGCTCAAGGCCTTCCTCACCTCCACCAAGCGGGACGCGAAGGCCCAGGCCAGGGCTGTCCTGGACAAGGCGGTGGCGGCTGCCCGCACCCGGATCGCGGCCCGCCAGCACAAGGACGCCCAGCGTCGCAAGACGGCACTGGAGTCGTCCTCGCTGCCGGCGAAGCTCGCCGACTGCCGCAGTGACGACGTGGAGCGCAGCGAGCTGTTCATCGTGGAGGGCGACTCCGCGCTCGGCACGGCGAAGCTCGCCCGGAACAGCGAATTCCAGGCACTGCTGCCGATCCGCGGCAAGATTCTCAACGTTCAGAAGGCGTCGGTTTCCGACATGCTGAAGAACGCCGAGTGCGGAGCGATCATCCAGGTCATAGGAGCCGGCTCCGGGCGGACCTTCGACATCGACGCCGCCCGGTACGGAAAGATCGTCCTGCTGGTCGACGCCGATGTCGACGGCGCCCACATCCGCATCCTGCTGCTGACGCTCTTCCAGCGGTACATGCGGCCGATGGTCGAGGCGGGCCGGGTCTTCGCCGCGGTGCCCCCGCTCCACCGGATCGAGCTGGTCCAGCCGAAGAAGGGCCAGGACAAGTACATCTACACGTACTCGGACAACGAGCTGCGGCAGCGCCTGCTGGAGCTCCAGCGCAAGAACATCCGGTACAAGGACTCCATCCAGCGCTACAAGGGGCTGGGCGAGATGGACGCCGACCAGCTGGCGGAGACGACGATGGACCCGCGCCACCGCACGCTGCGGCGCATCAACATCGGCGACCTGGAGTCCTCCGAGAAGGTCTTCGACCTGCTGATGGGCAACGAGGTGGCACCTCGCAAGGAGTTCATCACCAGCTCCGCGGCCACGCTGGACCGCTCGCGCATCGACGTCTGA